Proteins encoded in a region of the Acidobacteriota bacterium genome:
- a CDS encoding tetratricopeptide repeat protein codes for MFKVLASVVLVFAAAFFAACSGAGPTAENANVAAEPTPMANAADYTDANLALTDGVKQLETGDTEKAIELLNRAVEINPDLAEAYFRLGIAHALIEFRDQMAAEQQIEPTETPANSKGKPAKPQSVLAFEKAVEAYKKLIDANDEDHNAYYNLGRSYNKLNEDEDAARALRQAVKLNPDDTEYQQELGAVLIKLAKYSEAVGVLKKSVELDADNIEALELLERAEAGQKRVSFTVMPGDDKRNANSNANAAANTATGSNTKPPANTTKPPEPRPTRPPQTPPPAANRPRSN; via the coding sequence ATGTTCAAGGTCTTGGCGTCAGTGGTTTTGGTGTTTGCGGCTGCGTTCTTCGCGGCCTGTTCCGGCGCGGGGCCGACGGCCGAGAATGCGAATGTCGCCGCCGAACCCACGCCAATGGCAAACGCCGCCGATTATACTGACGCGAACCTGGCCTTGACGGATGGCGTCAAGCAGCTTGAAACCGGCGATACTGAAAAGGCGATCGAGCTTTTGAATCGGGCGGTCGAGATAAACCCCGACCTCGCCGAGGCGTATTTCAGGCTCGGTATTGCTCATGCGTTGATCGAATTTCGCGACCAGATGGCCGCCGAGCAGCAGATCGAACCGACCGAAACTCCGGCGAATTCAAAAGGAAAACCGGCCAAACCGCAGTCCGTGCTCGCCTTTGAAAAGGCGGTCGAGGCATATAAAAAGCTGATCGACGCCAATGACGAAGACCACAACGCCTATTACAATCTCGGCCGGTCGTATAACAAACTCAATGAAGATGAAGACGCCGCTCGTGCACTGCGGCAGGCGGTAAAGCTCAACCCGGACGACACAGAATATCAGCAGGAACTGGGAGCGGTTCTCATCAAGCTCGCCAAATATTCCGAAGCGGTCGGAGTGCTCAAGAAGTCGGTCGAGCTTGACGCTGACAACATCGAGGCCCTCGAACTGCTTGAAAGAGCCGAGGCCGGCCAGAAGCGGGTCAGCTTTACCGTAATGCCCGGCGACGACAAGCGAAATGCGAATTCGAACGCAAACGCAGCGGCGAACACGGCCACGGGCTCCAACACGAAACCGCCCGCGAACACCACAAAACCGCCCGAGCCCCGGCCAACCCGACCGCCGCAAACGCCACCACCTGCGGCAAATCGACCCAGATCGAACTAG
- a CDS encoding histidine triad nucleotide-binding protein, producing the protein MPDCLFCKIIAGEIPSARVYEDDQCIAFDDISPQAPTHILIVPRQHIESLDKADGMDRSSVGHLLLAAASIARDKGFAESGYRVVINTNEDGGQTVFHLHIHLLAGRPFVFPPG; encoded by the coding sequence ATGCCAGATTGTCTGTTCTGTAAAATAATTGCCGGGGAAATTCCGTCGGCGAGGGTCTATGAAGACGATCAGTGTATCGCCTTTGACGACATCTCGCCGCAGGCCCCGACGCATATCCTGATCGTCCCGCGGCAGCACATCGAATCTCTTGATAAAGCAGACGGAATGGACCGGAGTTCGGTCGGGCATCTGCTTCTTGCAGCGGCAAGTATTGCCCGCGATAAGGGCTTTGCCGAGTCGGGATATCGGGTCGTTATAAATACGAACGAGGATGGCGGGCAGACCGTTTTTCATCTTCACATTCACCTTTTGGCAGGCCGGCCGTTCGTATTTCCGCCGGGGTAG